The Colias croceus chromosome 19, ilColCroc2.1 genome contains the following window.
ATTAGTTCGTTTATAGACACCAAAGAAAAAAGAACCGAGGCTATTCATGAAAGGTCTGGTTTTATGAATTAGCAGCGACatgtacataattatgtagatttaatcttgtgtttaatttcgtgcaaatattgaattatctactgtttatttttagagcCATAAAGaattagaattaataaatattataaactagcggtccgccccggcttcgcccgtggtacatgtttacgttttctctacataagatccatcctcgtacttcaaggaatataataaaaaaagaattatcgaaatcggttcagctgttttcgagttatgcgcttaccaacacattttgcgattcgcttttatataatataaagattatCTACCAACATCGTAAATAAGCGGGCCCCACAGAGCGATCAACTTTCCAAAACAAATAGTTTTTTCCTTTTCGAAGTTTTTTTTCTTCGGCTGAACCATGTCCACACTGAGTACTGACCGAGCTGCTTCGCGCAGCAATTACCTACTGTGTACTTTCCATCAGAATCATATCAgaattagatattatataggtacttaataaagTTTGATTTCAAtgtcaatataaaatataaaattatacataaccCATCAAAAAGAAAGagattaaaaattgattgtaCTAACCCCCAATAAGTTAGCGGCAATACAGTTTTAATATAgtattagatattaaaaagtttaatttttgctCAAGTAAAAAATATGCCTTTTGTAAGCTTTTTGTAAGCTTCACCGAATaacattaggtacatatttttttatttagagtCAAACCTGTCGAACCTGGAACATGTAGAAAATCTATCGAAAAAATTGTGATTCATAAGATTCTGCTTATAATTTTCGGTATAGATCAGATATAATATATCGAATTGGAACCGTTTTATAGTGTACCTAATTCGATACAATGGGTTAGATGAGGTTCTAGGTTTATTTCAAACATCAAAGACATTCCTTCTTCGATACCATACGattaaaattaactaataataattcagattaaatatatattatttaatcgtAGGTATTTTCAGTCTTTTACACCTGTCACCTGCGATATCTATTTAACCAACTTATCAGATATGTGGACAATCAGGGGcattcaatacatataatatctacTACTACTTGATGCCCCAATTTTAGTCCTTAAGAGAATCGGTGGCACCACGCTCTTAGACCAAAAGAATTGAAGGCCATAAATAAAGCTAGAGATAACTTGGCCTGCTGATTTGCTAATTTGACCCAGCTTCTTTTTAAGTCTAAACAACGGGATtgtagttttgttttattcaatatGTTATAGTTATTATGATTAAGAATTTTCTAAAGTTctctaacaacaaaaatttatCATGGAAACTCCAAACCAATTCATTAACAAAAGACGATCAGATAAATCCAAAAGATCGGCCGATGACTAACactagaataaatattataggctgtaaattataactttttaaccgacttcaaaaaaaggaggaggcaattcggccggtatattttttaaggaatatagtttataaataacactGAAAATTTGCATAAATTTCTCTTAAAATAGATAGTCGCGAAAGCAactttgtttcataaaaatatgaacaCGGATGGTATTCATTTTATCAatcattatgaataaattaaaatctggatttatactttttacttgTAATACAATGTTTGATTTGGGGAGTATGTTTTCAGGCTAAGACgatatacctattacctatacCGTAGAAGGAGACAAGGCAACACAGGTGCAAAGATTACATGATGGTGATATAAGTACAATAATTGTCAGAGAAGTCATCGGTATCTCACGATATTAACAGGAAATATAATGTGTTACTAGCggcccgccccggcttcgcccgtggtaggtacatatgaaaaatagaggTTGGGCGATTCTCAGACTTAtccgatatgcacagaaaatttcatgagaatcgttCCAGctgtttcggaggagtatggcaCGAAaactgtgacacgagaattttatatgagTATTAgagatgatattttttttgtttcgttACAAGTAAGTCCCTTCTgcattattgtattaattacaTTCTGAAATTAAGATACTATAGgtaactatatattttatctgtaatATCTATCTGGCTATCACTAACAGTCgtcattatttaaacaattaattatagatAGAGATACTGTTTACACAGAATTATAAAGTAAGATAAAAGAGTTGgaaatatatctataaatagatatacgctaatacataatttagcattattttttacagaaaaTCACCACCAACTTCTGGCCCGGCACCGTGAAGAAATATTGCCGAACAAGTAAAATATTGCcgaataatttaatcaacAACGTGCTCaactattttaattagtatttaataaattatataaaatatatttttgcgttttatattatagaatattatatgtacctaccaataaataaatgtcctTAAGTTATTAAATCAGATTCTCATCATCAGTCGCTAAGttcttgttttatatataaaacagaCTCTCCTGTAAAaagttcaattttaaatttatatacgaTTCTAAAAAAGTTGCCTTAacatttaaatgataaattaattaaaaacagcattgtttccttaaaaataaaacacaagttAAATgactattttacaatttacatacattatttgaatCTTATTTGGGCGGTCGCTATTCTGCCCAAAAAATTCCCCCTACCTACTTTCATTTTACATTCCTCCCATCATCAGGATTCCGAACACGATAATGTTCTGACTCAAATCCTCACCTATAGGCGATAAACTTTAGGCTGGTGATcactagttaaaaataaagtgtatATCAAATTGCGTGACTACATAAATCCACAGAACtaaatatatatgttaccggaaatgtatgtaatccgtcattgtatacaattcctaggaaatgtatacaattcctaaaatcgtacggaaatgtgtgaaataaattattttatacacatttcctaggaaatctatacatttcctaaatagctatcggaaatgtaaaacatttaagatattgatatgtcgcaggcaaattgtaaataatctGGCCGTTTACAAACGGTCGGCATTTTGTAGAAACTATGCCGATAATTCGTAATCAGAAATATTTGGTTTGTATAAgggggtgggttaggttaggttcgtgttttttaaaactacatagaaataggagccccacGAAGTGGGGCTCCGTTGGCTCGCGAccgtctttttgtagaattttggaaaaaagACGAATTTTCGGCATATTAAAACAGGTAGCCGTAATGTAATACGGCGGATTGTACAATCCGACTGCGCCAAATATACGCGAGGACAGCCGCGGGACGAGGGGACTGATTACttgcaaaatgaaaatttgattttataagaataaatataagttgattttgtgatatttacgttaaaagttagatagttgatttttaaaaggttaattagtaagataataatatgaacataatattaatattacaattttacggtatgactgttacccgattgtatcaataagagctataataaaaaaataactacgtgttttttacacatttcctaatacgatattggaattgtatacaattcctaggaagactatacatttcctaggatatgcatgcattaaatagttttttaaacaatattttatacatttcctaaatggtatcggaattgtatacaattccttgatttcatacatttccggtaacatatatattAGTTGATGGCTTATTTTCCTAGTACAGTTCGATTCAAAATTATAGGCGGTTTGGAAGTTTGCTGCGAATGCATGTGCGCGCAGGTTTCCGTCCCATAACGTCCCGCTCTGTGGTCCCGCTGGTatctaaaattgttttctgcGCATGATGATCATTCGGATCATCGTACGATTTTCCGAGCCGCCACTAAGTTTGAATCGTACTGTACTTGGCGAGCCTACATTTTAGTAAAAGATTTCCCGCCGATTTGTAATCATAGAGCAAGTGGCCTTATCCCAGCCACAGATTACTATACTAAATAACTGATTAGTGATTACTAATTACTACGCCGATTGTCACCCGACCGTCCTTATCAAGGACAAAACGGAAAATAGTGTTTCTACGTATATTGAATGCCCTTGTGTTGATAAGCCGACCAATTCGTAGAACACCAGACAGAAATTAAGATTGAAGTGTAGttccaaaaagtaaatcatGAGTAacggataataatataataatctctGATTATGATGCGTTGGTCACAGATAAATAGTAAGCTAGGTTTTGCCCGTTgtttttctgtaatacatAGTCGCGCGTAGCTTTCGTAAAATTATATCTGTAATTTCTTATGacaatatacttattataaaaatattttctccgTTTTAACAAATCGCTAAGTAAAGCTTAAcaaaaaatgcattttattaaatatttaattgaaaattgaccagattaaacaaaataatgttgcGAGAAAATAAATCAAGACGATGACCATGAAGAAAAATGACATATCTTCCTGAATAACCTCATTAACGATGggtaaataatgttattaatagtgtaaaaatattatacatacagaAGAAATCGATTCGGTTATATaatagttatatatatatacctaatatatcgATTAATGATGAGCATTGATATGAACACAGATAATCGGATTCATCACTAATATAAGTAACCCAcacattacattttattatcactTTGTCGAAGTTCTTTCAAAGCAATTACAAAACTATTTGATCACCATGTCTTTCTTTGGAAAAGTGTACAAATTGGACCGCTCCGAAAACTTCGATGCTTTCGCCGAAAGTTTAAGTAAGTAACTATTAggaatcatttttaaatgactttttttattcttttcgtttcattttttttatacatgtatgatattaattattatctgaaGGGCTTTGATAGATAGTTTGATTGTCTACGATATAGATAGGTAACCTATCGCCTACGAAAGTATAAGTACACGAGGTGGTACGAGCAAGTAAACAAATtggatttgatttgatttaattaagtatttattgtattgacGAGATTTTACAGCatcaattaacaataattatttgtttttgtctAGAACTCTCACCTTTAGAAACTCAAGCACTCATTAATATCAAATCGTCACAAAAATTGGATAAAGATGGAGACGAATATATTCTTACAACATTCTATGAAGGACAATCATCTGAAATCAAATTCAAGAGCGGCGTCGAGTTTGACGAAATCTTAAGAGCAGATGttactgtgagtatctttaaataaaagtacctaataaaaatgaGAACTTTTTGATAGGCAagttattataagaatattttttttatgtaagtattgCTTGCAAACGAGCTTGCGCGTCACCGTACCCGTATCGTACCGTACGGAGAGCGATGCAGATGATTGGCGCCGCTCATGAACAACCACAGACGATATTGAGGTTGCGTtgcatatttgtttatatgtattgtgtttatttacaaaaatacgtCTCATCTGATTATCTGATGGGTAAAGTTCGATCTCCCACGGTCTCCGCTACTTACTATAAGAGAAGTTTTTTAAAGTAACTGGGTTCTAAGAATGAAGAAGCATAATTTTacgaaatataaattgttcaaGAATGTTATAATACGTTGTCAAAGGAACATTaaaaaa
Protein-coding sequences here:
- the LOC123700310 gene encoding fatty acid-binding protein 2-like, with the translated sequence MSFFGKVYKLDRSENFDAFAESLKLSPLETQALINIKSSQKLDKDGDEYILTTFYEGQSSEIKFKSGVEFDEILRADVTPKSVITVDGNKLTHVQKFQDGNSITCIREFSPEKLVVTITSNFWSGTAKRYFVAE